Proteins encoded in a region of the Vibrio ponticus genome:
- a CDS encoding dihydrodipicolinate synthase family protein — translation MNKLTGLIAAPHTPFDVNNKVNFAAIDQIAELLIAQGVTGAYVCGTTGEGIHCSVEERKAIAERWVKAADGKLDIVLHTGALSIADSIELTQHAETLDILATSAIGPCFFKPGSVDDLVEYCAQIAAAAPSKGFYYYHSGMSGVNLDLEQFLIKGEQRIPNLTGAKFNNSDLYEYQRAVRACGGKFDVPFGVDEFLPAGLAVGAVGAVGSTYNYAAPLYLKIIEAFNKGDQATVTSLMDNVIAIIRVLVEYGGVAAGKAAMQLHGIDAGNPRTPIRSLTEAQKADVVAKMRDAGFLNM, via the coding sequence ATGAACAAATTGACTGGTTTGATTGCTGCTCCACATACTCCGTTTGATGTAAATAACAAAGTTAACTTTGCCGCGATTGATCAAATTGCTGAACTGTTGATTGCACAGGGCGTTACTGGTGCTTATGTTTGTGGTACCACCGGCGAAGGCATCCACTGTTCAGTTGAAGAGCGTAAAGCGATTGCAGAGCGCTGGGTTAAAGCAGCGGACGGCAAACTGGACATCGTACTTCATACTGGTGCGCTAAGTATTGCGGATTCAATTGAGCTAACTCAACATGCAGAAACGCTAGATATTCTTGCGACGTCTGCGATTGGTCCATGTTTCTTTAAACCTGGTAGCGTTGATGACCTAGTTGAATACTGCGCGCAAATTGCCGCCGCAGCACCTTCAAAAGGTTTCTACTACTACCACTCAGGCATGTCTGGCGTAAACCTAGATCTAGAGCAGTTCCTGATCAAAGGTGAACAACGCATTCCAAACCTAACGGGCGCGAAATTCAATAACTCAGATCTTTATGAATACCAACGTGCTGTGCGCGCTTGTGGTGGTAAGTTTGACGTGCCATTTGGTGTGGATGAGTTCTTACCAGCTGGTCTTGCGGTAGGCGCGGTAGGTGCAGTAGGTAGTACATATAACTACGCAGCGCCACTTTACCTAAAAATCATCGAAGCGTTTAACAAAGGCGACCAAGCAACGGTAACGTCGTTAATGGATAACGTTATTGCGATTATTCGCGTACTGGTGGAATACGGCGGTGTGGCGGCTGGTAAAGCAGCAATGCAACTGCACGGTATCGACGCGGGTAACCCACGTACACCAATTCGCTCTCTGACTGAAGCACAAAAAGCAGATGTTGTTGCGAAAATGCGTGATGCAGGTTTTCTCAATATGTAA
- a CDS encoding N-acetylneuraminate lyase produces MQGIYLPLMTPFKLNGEIDFGCLEAMFEHHIRQGVHGFYVGGSSSECFMMSIKERQWLLGEIAKINRGRVPLIAHVGAISLFEVKQLIDSAVAAEYSAISATPPFYYGFSKAEVGHFYRSIAEYSLVPLLLYNIPGTTGVNFTHQELFELSELPNVIGLKHTTSDMFFIEQLRQRFADSAIFHGEDTMLVNGLQMGASGGIGSTYNLMSADYVAMFDAMQGGDTETAMALQRKVNSVTAELLKHGVYQSIKFLMHEKGVDYGHCREPFLPLSNQQKGLLARVIDDIYFK; encoded by the coding sequence ATGCAAGGGATCTACCTGCCGTTAATGACACCATTTAAATTAAATGGTGAGATTGATTTTGGTTGTTTAGAAGCGATGTTTGAACATCATATACGTCAAGGCGTACACGGATTTTATGTCGGTGGTAGCTCTTCTGAATGTTTTATGATGTCAATTAAAGAGCGCCAATGGTTACTGGGCGAAATTGCCAAAATCAATCGCGGTAGAGTGCCGCTTATTGCCCATGTTGGGGCTATCTCTCTGTTTGAGGTAAAGCAGTTAATCGACAGTGCGGTTGCTGCCGAGTACAGCGCGATTTCTGCCACGCCACCATTTTATTACGGCTTTAGTAAAGCTGAAGTAGGGCATTTTTATCGCAGTATTGCAGAGTATTCTTTAGTGCCGCTGCTCTTGTATAACATCCCTGGTACGACAGGGGTGAATTTTACTCATCAAGAGCTCTTTGAGTTATCAGAGCTGCCGAATGTGATTGGGCTAAAACATACCACCAGCGATATGTTCTTTATCGAGCAACTGCGTCAACGCTTTGCCGACAGCGCGATTTTCCACGGTGAAGATACCATGTTGGTGAATGGCTTGCAGATGGGGGCAAGTGGCGGTATCGGTAGCACCTATAACCTAATGTCGGCTGACTATGTCGCGATGTTCGACGCGATGCAAGGTGGTGACACTGAAACGGCGATGGCGCTGCAACGTAAAGTGAATAGCGTTACCGCGGAGCTGTTGAAACACGGTGTGTATCAGTCGATTAAATTCCTAATGCACGAGAAAGGTGTAGATTACGGACATTGCCGCGAGCCATTTTTGCCGCTATCGAATCAGCAAAAAGGTCTACTCGCTCGCGTAATAGACGATATTTACTTCAAGTAA
- a CDS encoding MurR/RpiR family transcriptional regulator has protein sequence MGSPKNLLVRLRSNIEPLSKKLRVVAEYISENANEVQYQTITDLARNTATSEATVVRLCRDMGYKGYSDFRMALAVELSQTQAQSAQDIEGDICDVSAQNAAAGLLDTAKLIDRKALAKISERVHEAKFINCVGVGASSIVGRYLAYRLLRIGKKVTMFEDTHLAAMNAVRSEQGDLWFAISSSGSTREVIHAVTQAHERDIPVIALTNISHSPLSAICTEMLVAARPEGPLTGGAFASKVGALLLVDVLVNNLIESYPEYSESVLDTAQVVMPLLK, from the coding sequence ATGGGCTCACCTAAAAATTTACTAGTTCGACTACGTTCGAATATCGAGCCGTTAAGCAAGAAATTGCGAGTGGTAGCGGAATACATTTCAGAAAACGCCAATGAAGTTCAGTATCAAACAATTACTGACTTGGCGCGTAATACCGCGACCAGTGAAGCGACCGTGGTTCGCTTATGCCGCGACATGGGTTACAAAGGTTATTCCGACTTTCGTATGGCATTGGCGGTTGAGCTATCTCAAACTCAGGCTCAAAGTGCACAAGATATCGAAGGGGATATTTGTGATGTGTCGGCACAAAATGCCGCAGCAGGTCTGTTAGATACCGCGAAACTGATTGATCGCAAAGCCTTAGCGAAGATCAGTGAACGTGTGCATGAAGCCAAGTTTATTAACTGTGTCGGTGTTGGCGCCTCAAGCATCGTGGGACGTTATCTTGCTTATCGTTTGCTGCGAATTGGTAAGAAAGTCACCATGTTTGAAGACACACACTTAGCTGCTATGAATGCGGTGCGCAGTGAACAGGGCGATTTGTGGTTTGCGATTTCAAGTTCGGGATCAACTCGTGAAGTGATCCACGCGGTAACGCAAGCTCATGAGCGCGATATTCCTGTGATTGCGTTAACCAACATCAGTCATAGCCCTCTAAGTGCCATTTGTACTGAGATGTTGGTGGCGGCAAGACCAGAAGGTCCGTTAACCGGTGGGGCGTTTGCGTCAAAAGTGGGCGCATTGCTATTGGTTGATGTGCTAGTGAACAACTTGATAGAGAGCTACCCTGAGTACTCAGAGTCAGTATTGGATACCGCACAAGTGGTTATGCCGCTACTGAAATAA
- a CDS encoding N-acetylneuraminate epimerase → MNCYLKTLYPVLLTAPLLAAFSVSADQTWPDLPQGVKNGVGAQVDSKIYVGLGSLGQDFYMLDLDNLEKGWQKQAQFTGPARDGATASVIGEDIYIFGGSGKADAKAKSPVIFDTVYRFDSQNNSWSKMQTTAPVGLLGAASYSPDNQQIVFFGGYNKPLFDKYLSDILTTDQKAQPEKWQKIVDDYMGLKPVDYQWNRQVLSFNPNTNQWQDLGSSPYLPNCGAALVTDKQNALLISGEIKPGLRTAEVKTYQFGQAQPWISEHPLPTPESQPLQEGVAGAFAGMSNGAVLVAGGANFHGAKQAFDQGNMFAHNGLAKAFNTETYVFKDGAWKQGNDLAEGVAYGLSFTVPQGVLMVGGEKTDKSASTKVAMLTWNGTQIEQQD, encoded by the coding sequence ATGAACTGTTACCTCAAAACGTTGTACCCTGTACTGTTGACGGCACCTTTGCTTGCTGCCTTCTCTGTATCTGCAGATCAAACTTGGCCGGATTTACCACAAGGCGTAAAAAATGGCGTTGGCGCGCAAGTCGACTCCAAGATTTATGTTGGTTTGGGCTCACTTGGTCAGGACTTTTATATGTTGGACTTGGACAACCTTGAAAAGGGTTGGCAAAAACAAGCCCAATTTACTGGTCCTGCTCGAGATGGCGCGACAGCGTCAGTGATTGGTGAGGATATCTATATCTTTGGTGGCTCGGGTAAAGCGGATGCCAAAGCAAAATCACCGGTCATTTTCGATACTGTTTATCGTTTCGATTCACAGAATAACAGTTGGTCGAAAATGCAAACCACAGCGCCTGTTGGGTTGCTAGGTGCGGCTTCTTATTCTCCAGATAATCAACAAATAGTGTTCTTTGGTGGTTATAACAAACCTCTTTTTGACAAGTATTTATCTGACATTTTAACCACAGATCAAAAAGCACAGCCTGAAAAATGGCAAAAAATTGTTGATGATTACATGGGTCTAAAACCGGTTGATTACCAATGGAATAGACAAGTATTGAGCTTTAATCCAAACACTAATCAATGGCAAGATTTAGGTTCATCTCCTTATCTACCTAACTGTGGTGCGGCGTTAGTCACCGATAAACAAAATGCACTGCTGATTAGCGGTGAAATTAAGCCAGGGTTACGCACTGCTGAAGTGAAAACTTATCAATTTGGTCAAGCACAACCATGGATAAGCGAGCATCCATTGCCAACGCCTGAATCTCAACCATTGCAAGAAGGTGTCGCGGGGGCATTTGCAGGGATGAGTAACGGTGCAGTGCTGGTCGCTGGTGGCGCAAACTTCCATGGTGCTAAACAAGCTTTTGATCAAGGCAATATGTTTGCTCATAACGGTTTGGCGAAAGCTTTCAACACCGAAACTTATGTATTTAAAGATGGCGCGTGGAAGCAAGGTAACGACCTTGCGGAAGGCGTTGCGTATGGACTTTCGTTCACCGTTCCTCAAGGTGTGCTGATGGTTGGTGGCGAGAAAACCGATAAATCAGCAAGTACCAAAGTTGCGATGCTGACATGGAACGGCACTCAAATCGAACAACAGGATTAA
- a CDS encoding YjhT family mutarotase: MKMQFSPLPSLPAGLKNGVGFSHHQTIYAGLGSLGNQWLMLDLDAQQAWQEKAAFPGVARNDSVCVPVDGGCYVFSGAGTTAELGYTTVLDDGYYYDCEQDSWSLVTEQIPVGLLGAAGWASEGSLYFVGGYNKSQFDGLMAQLSSPELAQQPELKQATLAEFMSRPIEAYQWNDQIYRFDCVTQQWSRVAANPFQANCGAGVFRSEQGLVLVEGEVKPGLRSLQTKQFQFSDGKLVESGYLPSIFEADSSHEGLAGAFCGEIGDLWVVAGGAYFVGSQNNYRSEQYYSHQGLTKTFTDNLWCFDGCEWQLAGKLPQGAAYGVALTTPYGLALIGGESQQGEAFTQCLLMT; encoded by the coding sequence ATGAAAATGCAGTTTTCACCGTTGCCTTCTTTGCCTGCGGGGTTAAAGAACGGTGTGGGATTTTCTCATCATCAAACCATCTATGCGGGTCTAGGAAGTCTAGGTAATCAATGGTTGATGCTTGATCTCGACGCTCAGCAAGCTTGGCAAGAAAAAGCCGCTTTTCCCGGCGTGGCGCGAAACGACTCAGTATGTGTACCTGTTGATGGTGGTTGTTACGTGTTTTCTGGCGCAGGGACAACCGCAGAGCTGGGCTATACCACGGTCTTGGATGATGGCTATTACTATGATTGCGAGCAAGATAGCTGGAGTTTAGTTACCGAGCAAATCCCAGTCGGTTTGCTTGGGGCAGCCGGTTGGGCTAGCGAAGGTAGCCTTTACTTTGTCGGTGGCTATAACAAGAGCCAATTTGATGGTTTGATGGCTCAGTTGAGCTCTCCGGAGTTAGCGCAGCAGCCAGAGCTAAAGCAAGCAACCTTGGCTGAATTTATGTCACGTCCGATTGAAGCTTATCAATGGAATGACCAAATTTACCGCTTTGATTGTGTGACGCAACAGTGGAGCCGAGTGGCAGCGAATCCGTTCCAAGCGAACTGTGGTGCCGGTGTATTTCGCTCAGAACAAGGTTTGGTGCTGGTCGAAGGTGAAGTGAAACCTGGGCTACGGAGTTTGCAGACCAAACAGTTTCAATTCAGTGACGGCAAATTGGTTGAAAGTGGATATCTGCCTTCTATCTTTGAAGCGGACTCTTCTCATGAAGGGCTTGCAGGCGCATTTTGTGGTGAGATTGGTGATTTATGGGTTGTTGCGGGTGGGGCATATTTTGTTGGCAGTCAAAATAACTACCGCTCAGAGCAATACTACAGTCACCAAGGCTTGACCAAAACATTTACTGACAATCTATGGTGTTTTGATGGCTGTGAATGGCAATTGGCAGGCAAATTACCACAAGGCGCTGCGTATGGTGTGGCTCTGACAACACCATACGGTTTGGCTTTGATTGGTGGTGAGTCGCAACAAGGTGAGGCGTTCACTCAGTGTTTATTGATGACCTAA
- a CDS encoding methyl-accepting chemotaxis protein, with amino-acid sequence MQSILRRFPLYFVVSLAVAIPVVIAIALATLDIFALNNKSQTTIKDEQLVNLVIRYDDLAHNLAVERGLTAGVLGSKGNQEIVDNLRSQRAKVDTAINQLEQFKSQAIDSQLTGSLLQDINSQLAKLNDVRQGVDRLKPQIAPFGYYSNLNQLIIDNIDLLISETRSHELSALGKSLISVVVMKERAGQVRGALNGVFARGSATAVVYNDIKGYIQSGEYALRSAKIIMPVEFASQLDQLQSNRAWLDVEQVQQQFLAQSHSLDAIQGPKATEWFPMATQRIGLLNQLRNAIQANMQSYASTVSAQSIFDRNLLAGITIVSTLVIAFVLLSIVSGLRNRVGNIKRSLNSMSDQNDLTCQLTVSGNDEISSIAKNTNKLIGNLKHLLLDVTKTNNHNTERLVRIVNSSKQLEQSSHSTIAKCDNIATAMTQLAQSSVGIAESAERAMDDTTAMNNQVHECQQQSARSFKSVESLITQINATEQCMAELAADTQSIGQIVETINGVSEQTNLLALNAAIEAARAGEHGRGFAVVSSEVRDLAQRSQVATENIEKLLAKISEKTRFSVESMASSKKASDATFESVKHVNESVAMLETSIEHVNSHISSIAQSTIEQSKACEAIDKDVDILNEIAHQTSSQADDLNQIVNGYQAEADELKEQLDRFKLS; translated from the coding sequence ATGCAGTCAATTCTACGTCGGTTTCCACTCTACTTTGTCGTAAGCCTTGCTGTGGCAATACCTGTTGTTATCGCTATTGCGCTTGCAACTCTCGATATTTTTGCCCTCAACAACAAGTCACAAACCACGATCAAAGACGAACAACTGGTTAATCTCGTGATTCGCTATGACGATCTCGCTCATAACTTGGCGGTTGAGCGTGGTTTAACTGCGGGTGTACTCGGAAGTAAAGGTAATCAAGAAATCGTCGACAATCTAAGAAGCCAAAGAGCCAAAGTCGATACCGCAATTAACCAACTCGAACAATTCAAATCGCAAGCGATTGACAGTCAATTAACTGGCTCACTACTGCAAGATATCAACTCACAGCTAGCTAAGCTTAATGATGTTCGTCAAGGGGTCGACAGACTCAAACCACAAATTGCACCATTTGGTTACTACTCAAACCTTAATCAACTTATCATCGACAATATTGACTTGTTAATAAGCGAAACTCGCAGTCATGAGCTGAGTGCGCTTGGTAAATCGTTAATTTCTGTGGTGGTAATGAAAGAGCGAGCGGGACAAGTTCGCGGCGCGTTAAACGGTGTCTTCGCCAGAGGCAGCGCGACTGCCGTTGTCTATAACGACATCAAAGGCTACATCCAATCCGGTGAATACGCACTACGTAGCGCTAAAATCATCATGCCTGTCGAATTTGCTAGCCAACTCGATCAACTGCAAAGCAACCGTGCTTGGTTAGATGTAGAACAAGTACAACAGCAATTTCTAGCCCAGAGTCACTCGCTTGATGCCATCCAGGGACCCAAAGCCACTGAGTGGTTTCCAATGGCGACACAACGAATCGGTTTACTCAATCAGCTTCGCAATGCAATTCAAGCAAACATGCAATCCTATGCCTCTACCGTGTCAGCCCAATCCATTTTCGATCGTAACTTACTCGCTGGGATAACCATTGTTAGCACGCTAGTTATCGCATTTGTCTTGCTATCAATCGTCTCGGGACTGAGAAATCGCGTGGGTAACATTAAACGCTCACTTAACTCCATGTCGGATCAAAATGACTTAACGTGCCAATTAACAGTAAGTGGCAACGATGAGATCTCCTCCATAGCCAAAAACACCAATAAACTTATCGGCAACCTAAAGCACCTATTGCTCGATGTCACCAAAACCAACAATCACAATACCGAGCGTTTGGTTCGTATCGTGAACTCTTCAAAGCAGTTAGAGCAAAGCAGCCACTCTACGATTGCCAAATGTGACAACATCGCCACTGCGATGACTCAACTGGCACAATCGAGTGTGGGTATTGCTGAATCGGCAGAACGAGCCATGGACGACACGACAGCAATGAACAACCAAGTTCACGAATGTCAGCAACAAAGTGCACGTTCATTTAAATCGGTAGAAAGTTTAATTACGCAGATCAATGCAACCGAGCAGTGCATGGCTGAACTGGCAGCTGATACGCAAAGTATTGGGCAAATTGTTGAGACGATCAATGGCGTCTCAGAGCAAACCAACCTACTCGCACTCAACGCGGCTATTGAGGCGGCAAGAGCTGGCGAGCATGGGCGGGGCTTCGCTGTCGTTTCGTCAGAAGTTCGCGATTTAGCCCAACGTAGCCAAGTAGCAACCGAAAATATTGAGAAGCTATTGGCGAAAATTAGTGAGAAAACCCGCTTCTCTGTTGAAAGCATGGCGAGCAGTAAAAAAGCCAGTGATGCAACTTTCGAGTCCGTGAAGCACGTAAACGAGAGTGTCGCTATGCTTGAAACAAGCATTGAGCACGTCAATAGCCATATTAGTTCAATTGCCCAATCAACGATTGAACAGTCGAAAGCATGTGAAGCGATTGATAAGGACGTCGATATTCTTAACGAGATCGCCCACCAAACCAGCAGCCAAGCGGATGATCTCAACCAAATCGTTAACGGTTACCAAGCAGAAGCGGATGAACTTAAAGAGCAGCTAGACCGCTTCAAACTCAGTTAA
- a CDS encoding DUF3316 domain-containing protein: MKSLTTIAGLLALTAASSVFAGGYHWQSKVTTIEGDVVHSKQAAYDAGLNMINDYRNKSSRELRNEFSSAFDYVDRNSFSITDTRVTVDEFLRGDGKVAYQPVLDVRYEYRKREPGSR, from the coding sequence ATGAAAAGCTTAACAACTATTGCAGGTCTATTAGCGCTTACCGCTGCATCAAGTGTATTTGCAGGCGGTTACCATTGGCAAAGCAAAGTCACCACTATAGAGGGCGATGTTGTCCATTCTAAACAAGCGGCTTATGACGCAGGTTTAAATATGATCAATGACTATCGCAATAAGTCATCACGAGAACTGCGCAACGAGTTTTCGTCAGCGTTTGATTATGTAGACCGCAACTCATTCTCCATTACTGATACGAGAGTCACGGTTGATGAGTTTTTACGTGGTGACGGTAAAGTGGCTTACCAACCTGTACTTGATGTGCGTTATGAATACAGAAAGCGCGAGCCGGGTAGTCGCTAA
- the phnR gene encoding phosphonate utilization transcriptional regulator PhnR gives MQYVKIKDSIVEQIEAGMLSPRQKLPAERKLAESFDTTRVTLREALSLLEAEGRIYREDRRGWFISPLPLRYDLTQAPNFSDMAQAQNRVAKTELIAAKGILADKVATRLLNLAPFTDVYRVEQVRYLEDRPVAYVTKYIRSERFPNLLKNDLSQPLSDVYRDAFAVSYHKSSFRIATTSLLGEPAQALRATVGTPAIVVERVNYDRHGELIDCVIESWRHDAISIESWVEKAF, from the coding sequence GTGCAATACGTAAAGATTAAAGATTCGATAGTAGAGCAAATCGAAGCGGGTATGTTATCACCACGGCAAAAATTGCCCGCAGAGCGCAAACTTGCTGAATCATTTGATACGACTCGAGTGACTTTACGTGAAGCGTTGTCGCTGCTTGAAGCCGAAGGTCGAATTTATCGTGAAGACCGCCGTGGTTGGTTTATCTCACCGCTACCATTGCGCTACGATCTCACTCAAGCGCCCAATTTTTCTGACATGGCGCAAGCACAGAATCGAGTTGCCAAAACCGAGTTGATAGCAGCCAAAGGTATTTTAGCCGACAAGGTTGCCACTCGTCTGCTCAACTTAGCCCCTTTTACTGATGTTTATCGTGTCGAACAGGTACGTTATTTAGAAGACCGTCCAGTGGCGTATGTGACGAAATACATCCGCTCAGAACGTTTCCCTAATTTGTTGAAGAATGATCTTAGCCAACCTCTGAGCGATGTTTATCGTGACGCTTTCGCAGTGAGTTACCATAAGTCGAGTTTTCGAATCGCGACCACGTCTTTATTGGGTGAACCGGCACAAGCATTGAGAGCGACTGTAGGCACTCCGGCAATTGTAGTTGAGCGTGTGAATTATGACCGTCATGGTGAATTGATTGACTGCGTGATTGAGTCGTGGCGTCATGATGCCATCAGTATTGAATCTTGGGTGGAAAAGGCGTTTTAG
- a CDS encoding PBPRA1643 family SWIM/SEC-C metal-binding motif protein — MSKLFFKGRIDARQNHVISGYNVNRDVKPGSEEAPLSVTVASEARKAEIEAIVEQHALFANIVVDASKEENTIELDTVINKPTTTVFEKTPNRNDPCSCGSGKKYKKCCA; from the coding sequence ATGTCAAAACTGTTTTTTAAGGGTCGCATTGACGCTCGACAAAACCACGTAATTTCTGGTTACAACGTAAACCGCGATGTGAAACCTGGCAGTGAAGAAGCGCCACTTTCAGTGACTGTTGCTAGCGAAGCTCGCAAAGCTGAAATTGAAGCCATTGTTGAACAGCACGCTCTATTTGCCAACATCGTGGTTGATGCCAGCAAAGAAGAAAATACCATTGAATTGGACACAGTAATCAACAAGCCGACTACGACTGTTTTTGAAAAGACACCAAACAGAAACGATCCATGTAGCTGTGGTAGTGGCAAGAAATACAAGAAGTGCTGCGCTTAA
- a CDS encoding DMT family transporter, translated as MMGYIYLTIAIVAEVIATGALKSSQGFTQLMPSVVVVIGYSVAFYFLSLVLRTIPVGIAYAIWSGLGVVLISLVAAVVFKQKLDLAAVIGMVLIVSGVVVINLFSNTSSH; from the coding sequence ATTATGGGATACATTTATTTGACGATTGCTATTGTCGCTGAAGTTATCGCGACCGGTGCGCTAAAATCCTCTCAAGGCTTTACTCAACTGATGCCAAGTGTTGTGGTGGTGATTGGCTACAGCGTCGCTTTCTATTTTCTCTCTTTGGTGCTGCGCACGATTCCGGTTGGTATTGCTTATGCAATTTGGTCTGGCTTAGGTGTGGTGTTGATCTCTTTAGTTGCCGCAGTAGTATTTAAGCAGAAACTGGATTTAGCTGCTGTGATTGGCATGGTATTGATTGTGAGCGGAGTGGTGGTGATTAATTTGTTTTCTAATACTTCAAGCCACTAG
- a CDS encoding class I SAM-dependent methyltransferase, producing MTQVDEIWRSYYQKALSRPHLKRTEFALKLNESTTRVAIDCGCGTGSDVDYLAQSGYQVYGFDINQDSVMICHKRFEGKSLVEISQSSFESFEYPKAGVVLANSSLFFAKPERFAITWQNIETCLEVGGVFAGDFMGERDSWASNYHSSTAPLSEQQVLALFDDFEIVRFFERDERAPTSLGVVKHWHTYSVIAIKR from the coding sequence ATGACGCAAGTGGATGAAATCTGGCGTTCATATTATCAAAAAGCATTATCGCGCCCCCATTTGAAACGTACCGAATTTGCACTAAAGTTGAACGAGTCGACAACCAGAGTTGCCATCGATTGTGGTTGCGGCACCGGCAGTGACGTCGATTATTTAGCGCAGAGCGGCTATCAAGTTTATGGTTTTGACATCAACCAAGACTCTGTGATGATTTGTCACAAGCGTTTCGAGGGCAAATCATTGGTAGAGATTTCGCAATCGTCATTTGAATCGTTTGAATACCCTAAAGCCGGCGTGGTCTTAGCTAATTCCAGTCTATTCTTTGCTAAGCCAGAGCGGTTTGCGATCACTTGGCAAAACATTGAGACTTGTTTAGAAGTTGGCGGCGTTTTTGCTGGTGACTTTATGGGGGAAAGAGACAGTTGGGCGAGCAATTATCACAGTTCAACTGCGCCCCTTAGTGAGCAACAAGTTCTCGCGTTATTTGATGATTTCGAAATTGTCCGATTTTTTGAGCGAGACGAACGAGCGCCCACATCTCTGGGTGTAGTGAAGCATTGGCATACCTATTCTGTAATAGCAATTAAGCGCTAG